From Primulina huaijiensis isolate GDHJ02 chromosome 15, ASM1229523v2, whole genome shotgun sequence, one genomic window encodes:
- the LOC140958711 gene encoding ASI1-immunoprecipitated protein 2-like isoform X1 — MLISPLLKKEKEKEAAFQVTHLFSVTVSQIQKGFYSCSDRSEIVDHRGKSGKCNMCSAPCSSCFHTNQVISKSIEESAGETCAENIVVDNEMSTVDTMISTSDSSENALCKGFSRTSDASASNEMVVHSKFEAQKIPDDCLSCDSGTNEATQRYNFHNRKVDNRNLPCSSVFTSCVPDQEYGHTIDCQTLSEHGNDKSEVEHSTANHSRLRKINGEFYHKLPSSGLPIGLSSRHPCFSEALDSKITNHGTDLLMVEDTSTPKYSLCDKNSRDMEEDKCSAPHGAHSEVSSEHLNSLLTGDVVTDIHGDLLGKAVNSAEKNVDAGVDMHLVNDTDDSDMVEQDVKVCDICGDAGREDLLAICCRCIDGAEHTYCMREKMAKVPEGDWLCEECKSGEQMRSQRQDKFGKVDGNEKNNSSGQVISEHVNSVDVEGNRSRSSVKIPNKRLRDDADAEVSSIVKKLAVESITRLQKSSWSAKAAAISRENSLKNPEKGRVQSSHGGPSSDAVSVNDNPKLAHSASDRRVHNFQGVFSRSNSFTSINSKPKVKLVDLVLRREKSVKEVAPHQLKDGGIRSLDKSMLFKAKNSIDFESKTKMLSPRLSSHIQDLKNSKQQNTFERQSSFKSKHAPTNSIIDASMDYVSRSDKKQASGGEHCQISTPTDNLETRSMQPDGKSAALSRSYSLSSRKSSDLPSSLGEFKRPALYRRNSHVVLSAKGVNNIDKNSNQSNSKADSSSCSGVSERSPFNADEDQHNGLSQPRESSNSGEPLREQSGSCSRPSYVNSSWDSNNNLKAAIQAAMLRKPGVYQKYRSDYASTSNMGCDIASKDHLSSSAVRRIGSSAAEVVDKCTLSQNLSAERLGQETLNNTKHFPSEPVEASSGGDDTQMLLNWKSSSRDMFSNDAAAMAIFSKSLAIPKHEYIWQGNFDICRSGKIFVSWDGIQAHLSISSSPQVLDVVKKFKNRIVLYEVPRLSTWPIQFQERGVVEDNIALFFFAKDLESYNKIYKVWLENIIQNDLALKGNVNGVELLIFPSNQLPENSQRWNMLFFLWGVFRGKKESRLEYMPENGRSLSPRARDFPACDDVCPDPKLNASVEFCSLLSHGAIDGDCDARVSSVDCLDGRLNSSSSTASRSFSARQCQELRDTCPEEGINLSSGPLRGRSPINVSVRKQMSMHIDTPLGSQHSSYNFDKSLDGVLDISAKKGIEEATMLDKVRSSQDQVKFIVDVNNDAARNQLHGALGKMNHHVASGSREVENQHHDEACNEIVIPGRSEHSKRQLLPMEQSSPWEARSSEQNVLQDRLPDLELALGAERKQKTRATQQVMVGKQERKMTEEYILDETALKEEDDVSSALSLSLSYQLTKEE; from the exons ATGCTGATCTCCCCGCtgcttaaaaaagaaaaagaaaaagaagcagCATTCCAAGTTACTCACCTGTTTTCAGTGACG GTGTCTCAAATTCAGAAAGGATTTTACAGTTGTTCAGATAGAAGTGAAATTGTTGACCATAGGGGGAAATCCGGGAAGTGTAACATGTGCTCTGCCCCTTGCTCATCTTGCTTTCATACGAATCAAGTTATTTCGAAGTCAATAGAAGAGTCTGCTGGAGAAACCTGTGCAGAAAACATTGTAGTTGACAACGAAATGAGCACTGTGGACACTATGATCTCAACTTCTGATTCCTCTGAAAATGCTCTATGTAAAGGATTCTCAAGGACATCTGATGCATCTGCGTCTAATGAAATGGTGGTGCATTCGAAATTTGAGGCTCAAAAAATTCCAGATGATTGTTTGTCATGTGACAGTGGCACTAATGAAGCCACTCAACGGTACAATTTTCACAACAGAAAAGTAGACAACAGAAATCTACCCTGCTCTTCAGTATTCACCAGTTGTGTACCTGATCAAGAGTATGGACATACAATTGATTGTCAGACCCTCTCTGAACATGGAAATGATAAGTCTGAAGTCGAACATTCTACAGCAAATCACAGTAGGCTAAGAAAAATAAATGGAGAATTTTACCATAAATTGCCCTCTAGTGGCTTGCCAATTGGATTATCTTCACGTCATCCATGTTTTTCTGAGGCTCTAGATTCAAAAATCACGAATCATGGTACTGACTTGCTCATGGTAGAGGATACTTCCACTCCAAAATATTCATTATGTGACAAAAACTCGAGGGACATGGAAGAAGATAAATGTTCTGCTCCACATGGGGCACATTCAGAGGTCTCAAGCGAGCACTTGAATTCTTTACTGACTGGAGATGTGGTGACAGATATTCACGGTGATCTGCTTGGTAAAGCTGTTAATTCTGCTGAGAAGAATGTGGATGCGGGGGTAGATATGCATCTTGTCAATGATACTGATGACTCTGATATGGTGGAGCAGGAT GTAAAAGTCTGTGATATCTGTGGAGATGCAGGTCGGGAGGATTTGCTTGCCATATGCTGTAGGTGTATTGATGGTGCAGAACATAC TTATTGCATGCGAGAAAAGATGGCTAAAGTCCCTGAAGGTGACTGGCTGTGTGAAGAATGCAAATCCGGGGAGCAGATGAGAAGTCAAAGACAAGATAAATTTGGAAAGGTGGATGGTAATGAGAAAAATAATTCCTCTGGTCAAGTAATTAGTGAACATGTAAATAGTGTTGATGTTGAGGGAAATAGAAGTAGAAGCAGTGTGAAAATTCCAAACAAAAGGCTAAGAGATGACGCTGATGCTGAAGTTTCTTCTATCGTGAAGAAGCTGGCTGTTGAATCAATAACTAGATTGCAAAAGTCCTCTTGGTCCGCCAAAGCAGCTGCTATTTCTCGTGAGAATTCTTTAAAGAACCCGGAGAAGGGAAGAGTGCAGTCTTCACACGGTGGTCCCTCTTCTGATGCTGTCTCAGTTAATGATAATCCTAAGTTAGCACATTCTGCTTCAGATCGGCGAGTACATAATTTTCAAG GTGTTTTCTCTAGGTCTAATTCATTTACATCTATAAATTCAAAACCAAAGGTGAAACTCGTAGATCTAGTTCTTCGGCGGGAGAAATCAGTAAAGGAAGTTGCCCCTCATCAACTTAAGGATGGTGGTATCCGATCCCTGGACAAATCTATGTTGTTCAAAGCAAAAAATTCGattgattttgaatcaaaaacaaaaatgctATCTCCTAGACTGTCGTCTCACATCCAGgatttgaaaaattcaaaacagCAAAATACATTTGAACGGCAGAGCTCTTTCAAATCAAAACATGCACCAACCAATTCAATTATAGACGCTTCAATGGATTATGTCTCGAGAAGTGATAAAAAACAAGCATCTGGAGGTGAACATTGTCAAATTTCTACTCCGACTGATAACCTTGAGACAAGATCCATGCAACCTGATGGCAAATCAGCAGCATTATCGAGATCATATAGCCTTTCATCTCGAAAGAGTTCTGATTTACCCAGTTCTTTAG GTGAATTTAAGAGGCCGGCGTTGTACCGGCGCAATTCGCACGTGGTTTTATCTGCCAAGGGAGTTAATAACATTGATAAAAATTCTAATCAAAGTAACTCGAAGGCGGATTCATCCTCATGCTCAGGTGTTTCTGAAAGATCACCTTTCAATGCTGATGAAGACCAACATAATGGATTGTCTCAGCCCAGAGAGTCCTCTAATTCCGGTGAACCATTAAGGGAACAATCTGGAAGCTGCTCTAGGCCGTCATATGTAAACTCTTCATGGGACAGTAACAATAACCTGAAAGCTGCTATCCAGGCTGCTATGCTGAGAAAGCCCGGAGTATACCAAAAGTATAGGTCTGATTATGCATCAACGTCAAACATGGGTTGCGATATAGCTTCTAAAGATCATTTATCAAGTTCTGCTGTAAGGAGAATCGGGTCTTCTGCTGCAGAGGTTGTTGATAAGTGTACATTGTCCCAAAATTTGTCTGCGGAGAGGCTTGGACAGGAAACACTCAACAATACAAAGCATTTTCCATCGGAACCTGTAGAAGCTTCCTCTGGAGGAGATGACACCCAGATGTTGTTGAATTGGAAGTCATCCTCAAGGGACATGTTCAGTAATGATGCTGCAGCGATGGCAATCTTTTCGAAATCCTTGGCCATCCCTAAACATGAATATATATGGCA GGGAAACTTTGATATTTGCCGAAGTGGTAAAATCTTTGTCTCCTGGGATGGAATCCAAGCCCACTTGTCTATAAGTTCATCACCTCAAGTTCTGGATGTCGTAAAGAAATTTAAGAATAGAATTGTTCTGTATGAAGTGCCTCGCTTGAGCACATGGCCTATTCAGTTTCAGGAACGCGGGGTTGTAGAGGATAACATAGCCCTTTTCTTTTTTGCTAAGGATCTTGAGAG TTACAACAAGATCTACAAAGTTTGGCTGGAGAATATAATACAGAATGACCTTGCTCTTAAAGGGAATGTAAATGGTGTTGAGCTCCTAATATTTCCTTCCAATCAGCTTCCAGAGAATTCCCAGC GGTGGAATATGTTATTCTTCTTATGGGGCGTGTTCAGAGGAAAGAAAGAAAGTCGCTTGGAATATATGCCTGAGAATGGTCGTTCACTTAGTCCTCGTGCTAGAGATTTTCCGGCATGTGATGATGTATGCCCTGATCCTAAGCTGAATGCTTCCGTAGAGTTTTGTAGTTTATTGTCACATGGAGCGATTGATGGAGATTGTGATGCCAGAGTATCTTCTGTTGATTGTTTGGATGGTAGACTGAATTCCAGTTCCTCTACGGCATCAAGGAGTTTTAGTGCAAGACAATGTCAAGAACTCAGGGATACTTGTCCG GAAGAAGGCATCAATTTGAGCAGTGGACCTCTCCGGGGTAGGTCACCTATCAATGTTTCTGTAAGGAAGCAAATGTCAATGCATATCGATACTCCTCTCGGAAGCCAACATTCAtcatataattttgataaatcCCTAGATGGCGTTCTGGATATATCTGCAAAGAAAGGCATAGAGGAGGCAACTATGTTGGATAAGGTGCGCAGCAGTCAAGATCAAGTGAAATTCATTGTGGATGTTAATAATGATGCAGCACGTAATCAACTGCATGGAGCGCTTGGAAAG ATGAATCATCATGTTGCTTCTGGCTCCCGTGAAGTGGAGAATCAACACCATGATGAAGCTTGTAATGAGATTGTCATCCCAGGGCGTTCAGAACATTCCAAAAGACAATTACTCCCTATGGAGCAATCCAGTCCTTGGGAAGCACGCTCATCAGAACAAAATGTGCTTCAAGATAGATTACCGGACCTGGAGCTTGCTTTAGGGGCCGAGAGAAAACAAAAGACTCGAGCTACCCAACAAGTAATGGTCGgtaaacaagagagaaaaatgaCAGAGGAGTATATTCTTGATGAAACAGCACTCAAAGAAGAGGATGATGTATCATCAGCTCTTTCCCTTTCACTTTCATATCAACTTACCAAGGAGGAATGA
- the LOC140958711 gene encoding ASI1-immunoprecipitated protein 2-like isoform X2, which yields MSKPKERTIFHASSALPQPQVSQIQKGFYSCSDRSEIVDHRGKSGKCNMCSAPCSSCFHTNQVISKSIEESAGETCAENIVVDNEMSTVDTMISTSDSSENALCKGFSRTSDASASNEMVVHSKFEAQKIPDDCLSCDSGTNEATQRYNFHNRKVDNRNLPCSSVFTSCVPDQEYGHTIDCQTLSEHGNDKSEVEHSTANHSRLRKINGEFYHKLPSSGLPIGLSSRHPCFSEALDSKITNHGTDLLMVEDTSTPKYSLCDKNSRDMEEDKCSAPHGAHSEVSSEHLNSLLTGDVVTDIHGDLLGKAVNSAEKNVDAGVDMHLVNDTDDSDMVEQDVKVCDICGDAGREDLLAICCRCIDGAEHTYCMREKMAKVPEGDWLCEECKSGEQMRSQRQDKFGKVDGNEKNNSSGQVISEHVNSVDVEGNRSRSSVKIPNKRLRDDADAEVSSIVKKLAVESITRLQKSSWSAKAAAISRENSLKNPEKGRVQSSHGGPSSDAVSVNDNPKLAHSASDRRVHNFQGVFSRSNSFTSINSKPKVKLVDLVLRREKSVKEVAPHQLKDGGIRSLDKSMLFKAKNSIDFESKTKMLSPRLSSHIQDLKNSKQQNTFERQSSFKSKHAPTNSIIDASMDYVSRSDKKQASGGEHCQISTPTDNLETRSMQPDGKSAALSRSYSLSSRKSSDLPSSLGEFKRPALYRRNSHVVLSAKGVNNIDKNSNQSNSKADSSSCSGVSERSPFNADEDQHNGLSQPRESSNSGEPLREQSGSCSRPSYVNSSWDSNNNLKAAIQAAMLRKPGVYQKYRSDYASTSNMGCDIASKDHLSSSAVRRIGSSAAEVVDKCTLSQNLSAERLGQETLNNTKHFPSEPVEASSGGDDTQMLLNWKSSSRDMFSNDAAAMAIFSKSLAIPKHEYIWQGNFDICRSGKIFVSWDGIQAHLSISSSPQVLDVVKKFKNRIVLYEVPRLSTWPIQFQERGVVEDNIALFFFAKDLESYNKIYKVWLENIIQNDLALKGNVNGVELLIFPSNQLPENSQRWNMLFFLWGVFRGKKESRLEYMPENGRSLSPRARDFPACDDVCPDPKLNASVEFCSLLSHGAIDGDCDARVSSVDCLDGRLNSSSSTASRSFSARQCQELRDTCPEEGINLSSGPLRGRSPINVSVRKQMSMHIDTPLGSQHSSYNFDKSLDGVLDISAKKGIEEATMLDKVRSSQDQVKFIVDVNNDAARNQLHGALGKMNHHVASGSREVENQHHDEACNEIVIPGRSEHSKRQLLPMEQSSPWEARSSEQNVLQDRLPDLELALGAERKQKTRATQQVMVGKQERKMTEEYILDETALKEEDDVSSALSLSLSYQLTKEE from the exons GTGTCTCAAATTCAGAAAGGATTTTACAGTTGTTCAGATAGAAGTGAAATTGTTGACCATAGGGGGAAATCCGGGAAGTGTAACATGTGCTCTGCCCCTTGCTCATCTTGCTTTCATACGAATCAAGTTATTTCGAAGTCAATAGAAGAGTCTGCTGGAGAAACCTGTGCAGAAAACATTGTAGTTGACAACGAAATGAGCACTGTGGACACTATGATCTCAACTTCTGATTCCTCTGAAAATGCTCTATGTAAAGGATTCTCAAGGACATCTGATGCATCTGCGTCTAATGAAATGGTGGTGCATTCGAAATTTGAGGCTCAAAAAATTCCAGATGATTGTTTGTCATGTGACAGTGGCACTAATGAAGCCACTCAACGGTACAATTTTCACAACAGAAAAGTAGACAACAGAAATCTACCCTGCTCTTCAGTATTCACCAGTTGTGTACCTGATCAAGAGTATGGACATACAATTGATTGTCAGACCCTCTCTGAACATGGAAATGATAAGTCTGAAGTCGAACATTCTACAGCAAATCACAGTAGGCTAAGAAAAATAAATGGAGAATTTTACCATAAATTGCCCTCTAGTGGCTTGCCAATTGGATTATCTTCACGTCATCCATGTTTTTCTGAGGCTCTAGATTCAAAAATCACGAATCATGGTACTGACTTGCTCATGGTAGAGGATACTTCCACTCCAAAATATTCATTATGTGACAAAAACTCGAGGGACATGGAAGAAGATAAATGTTCTGCTCCACATGGGGCACATTCAGAGGTCTCAAGCGAGCACTTGAATTCTTTACTGACTGGAGATGTGGTGACAGATATTCACGGTGATCTGCTTGGTAAAGCTGTTAATTCTGCTGAGAAGAATGTGGATGCGGGGGTAGATATGCATCTTGTCAATGATACTGATGACTCTGATATGGTGGAGCAGGAT GTAAAAGTCTGTGATATCTGTGGAGATGCAGGTCGGGAGGATTTGCTTGCCATATGCTGTAGGTGTATTGATGGTGCAGAACATAC TTATTGCATGCGAGAAAAGATGGCTAAAGTCCCTGAAGGTGACTGGCTGTGTGAAGAATGCAAATCCGGGGAGCAGATGAGAAGTCAAAGACAAGATAAATTTGGAAAGGTGGATGGTAATGAGAAAAATAATTCCTCTGGTCAAGTAATTAGTGAACATGTAAATAGTGTTGATGTTGAGGGAAATAGAAGTAGAAGCAGTGTGAAAATTCCAAACAAAAGGCTAAGAGATGACGCTGATGCTGAAGTTTCTTCTATCGTGAAGAAGCTGGCTGTTGAATCAATAACTAGATTGCAAAAGTCCTCTTGGTCCGCCAAAGCAGCTGCTATTTCTCGTGAGAATTCTTTAAAGAACCCGGAGAAGGGAAGAGTGCAGTCTTCACACGGTGGTCCCTCTTCTGATGCTGTCTCAGTTAATGATAATCCTAAGTTAGCACATTCTGCTTCAGATCGGCGAGTACATAATTTTCAAG GTGTTTTCTCTAGGTCTAATTCATTTACATCTATAAATTCAAAACCAAAGGTGAAACTCGTAGATCTAGTTCTTCGGCGGGAGAAATCAGTAAAGGAAGTTGCCCCTCATCAACTTAAGGATGGTGGTATCCGATCCCTGGACAAATCTATGTTGTTCAAAGCAAAAAATTCGattgattttgaatcaaaaacaaaaatgctATCTCCTAGACTGTCGTCTCACATCCAGgatttgaaaaattcaaaacagCAAAATACATTTGAACGGCAGAGCTCTTTCAAATCAAAACATGCACCAACCAATTCAATTATAGACGCTTCAATGGATTATGTCTCGAGAAGTGATAAAAAACAAGCATCTGGAGGTGAACATTGTCAAATTTCTACTCCGACTGATAACCTTGAGACAAGATCCATGCAACCTGATGGCAAATCAGCAGCATTATCGAGATCATATAGCCTTTCATCTCGAAAGAGTTCTGATTTACCCAGTTCTTTAG GTGAATTTAAGAGGCCGGCGTTGTACCGGCGCAATTCGCACGTGGTTTTATCTGCCAAGGGAGTTAATAACATTGATAAAAATTCTAATCAAAGTAACTCGAAGGCGGATTCATCCTCATGCTCAGGTGTTTCTGAAAGATCACCTTTCAATGCTGATGAAGACCAACATAATGGATTGTCTCAGCCCAGAGAGTCCTCTAATTCCGGTGAACCATTAAGGGAACAATCTGGAAGCTGCTCTAGGCCGTCATATGTAAACTCTTCATGGGACAGTAACAATAACCTGAAAGCTGCTATCCAGGCTGCTATGCTGAGAAAGCCCGGAGTATACCAAAAGTATAGGTCTGATTATGCATCAACGTCAAACATGGGTTGCGATATAGCTTCTAAAGATCATTTATCAAGTTCTGCTGTAAGGAGAATCGGGTCTTCTGCTGCAGAGGTTGTTGATAAGTGTACATTGTCCCAAAATTTGTCTGCGGAGAGGCTTGGACAGGAAACACTCAACAATACAAAGCATTTTCCATCGGAACCTGTAGAAGCTTCCTCTGGAGGAGATGACACCCAGATGTTGTTGAATTGGAAGTCATCCTCAAGGGACATGTTCAGTAATGATGCTGCAGCGATGGCAATCTTTTCGAAATCCTTGGCCATCCCTAAACATGAATATATATGGCA GGGAAACTTTGATATTTGCCGAAGTGGTAAAATCTTTGTCTCCTGGGATGGAATCCAAGCCCACTTGTCTATAAGTTCATCACCTCAAGTTCTGGATGTCGTAAAGAAATTTAAGAATAGAATTGTTCTGTATGAAGTGCCTCGCTTGAGCACATGGCCTATTCAGTTTCAGGAACGCGGGGTTGTAGAGGATAACATAGCCCTTTTCTTTTTTGCTAAGGATCTTGAGAG TTACAACAAGATCTACAAAGTTTGGCTGGAGAATATAATACAGAATGACCTTGCTCTTAAAGGGAATGTAAATGGTGTTGAGCTCCTAATATTTCCTTCCAATCAGCTTCCAGAGAATTCCCAGC GGTGGAATATGTTATTCTTCTTATGGGGCGTGTTCAGAGGAAAGAAAGAAAGTCGCTTGGAATATATGCCTGAGAATGGTCGTTCACTTAGTCCTCGTGCTAGAGATTTTCCGGCATGTGATGATGTATGCCCTGATCCTAAGCTGAATGCTTCCGTAGAGTTTTGTAGTTTATTGTCACATGGAGCGATTGATGGAGATTGTGATGCCAGAGTATCTTCTGTTGATTGTTTGGATGGTAGACTGAATTCCAGTTCCTCTACGGCATCAAGGAGTTTTAGTGCAAGACAATGTCAAGAACTCAGGGATACTTGTCCG GAAGAAGGCATCAATTTGAGCAGTGGACCTCTCCGGGGTAGGTCACCTATCAATGTTTCTGTAAGGAAGCAAATGTCAATGCATATCGATACTCCTCTCGGAAGCCAACATTCAtcatataattttgataaatcCCTAGATGGCGTTCTGGATATATCTGCAAAGAAAGGCATAGAGGAGGCAACTATGTTGGATAAGGTGCGCAGCAGTCAAGATCAAGTGAAATTCATTGTGGATGTTAATAATGATGCAGCACGTAATCAACTGCATGGAGCGCTTGGAAAG ATGAATCATCATGTTGCTTCTGGCTCCCGTGAAGTGGAGAATCAACACCATGATGAAGCTTGTAATGAGATTGTCATCCCAGGGCGTTCAGAACATTCCAAAAGACAATTACTCCCTATGGAGCAATCCAGTCCTTGGGAAGCACGCTCATCAGAACAAAATGTGCTTCAAGATAGATTACCGGACCTGGAGCTTGCTTTAGGGGCCGAGAGAAAACAAAAGACTCGAGCTACCCAACAAGTAATGGTCGgtaaacaagagagaaaaatgaCAGAGGAGTATATTCTTGATGAAACAGCACTCAAAGAAGAGGATGATGTATCATCAGCTCTTTCCCTTTCACTTTCATATCAACTTACCAAGGAGGAATGA